The Longimicrobiaceae bacterium genome window below encodes:
- the infA gene encoding translation initiation factor IF-1, with amino-acid sequence MAKQEGIEMEGVVTEVLPDRNYRVKLENGHIVLAYAAGKMSKFKIRVLEGDRVTLALSPYDLSRGRITYRHK; translated from the coding sequence ATGGCGAAGCAGGAAGGCATCGAGATGGAAGGTGTGGTCACGGAGGTGCTGCCCGACCGCAACTACCGCGTGAAGCTGGAGAACGGCCACATCGTGCTGGCGTACGCCGCCGGCAAGATGAGCAAGTTCAAGATCCGCGTGCTGGAGGGGGACCGCGTCACGCTGGCCCTCTCGCCGTACGACCTTTCGCGCGGCCGGATCACCTATCGGCACAAGTAG